In a single window of the Polyodon spathula isolate WHYD16114869_AA unplaced genomic scaffold, ASM1765450v1 scaffolds_3933, whole genome shotgun sequence genome:
- the LOC121312459 gene encoding multidrug resistance-associated protein 1-like, translating to RYYIASSRQIRRLDGASRSPVISHFNETLFGVSTIRAYGYQDQFINQNKQVLNENLLCYYNNVISNRWLAVRLEFVGILMIFLAAIFMVYNKDSMDSGTVGLAMSYALNITATLNFWVRKACEIETNAVAIERVYEYAEMEKEAPWVLSKRPPQRWPSQGIVEFINYEARYKKDLEPALKDITFQTVSQEKVRIWFEIVIHSFM from the exons AGGTATTACATTGCAAGTTCCAGACAGATTCGTCGGTTGGATGGAGCATCCCGCTCCCCTGTGATCTCACACTTTAATGAGACTCTGTTTGGTGTGTCTACAATCCGAGCATATGGATACCAGGACCAGTTCATTAAccagaacaaacaagtattgaaTGAAAACCTGCTCTGCTACTATAACAATGTCATTTCAAACAG ATGGCTGGCAGTGAGACTGGAGTTTGTTGGAATCCTGATGATATTCTTAGCTGCCATATTCATGGTTTATAATAAAGACAGTATGGATTCTGGAACAGTGGGTTTAGCCATGTCGTATGCTTTAAAt atcactGCAACTTTGAATTTCTGGGTTCGTAAAGCATGTGAAATAGAAACCAATGCTGTGGCTATTGAAAGAGTTTATGAATATGCTGAAATGGAGaaagag GCTCCTTGGGTCCTATCCAAAAGACCACCTCAAAGATGGCCTAGCCAAGGGATTGTCGAATTCATTAACTATGAAGCTCGATACAAGAAGGACCTGGAGCCTGCTCTGAAAGACATAACATTCCAGACAGTCAGTCAGGAGAAGGTAAGGATCTGGTTTGAAATTGTGATACATTCCTTTATGTAA